In Miscanthus floridulus cultivar M001 chromosome 19, ASM1932011v1, whole genome shotgun sequence, the DNA window CTAGGCCTTCGGATAGATCAGGGtagttggcaggtggtgacagccctgtccatcctaTGTATTCCCCCACGATAGGTCTAAttgttaaatcatagggctcgtggtgctttgtgcccaaTCAACCCTCTAGGTGAGTTTGGGGCAGGTACGCCTCAAGTGCTATTGCATCCTACCCTGCACTATCTTGATTTGTCAGTATAGCCACAGTCACTAGCTAGAGTAGTGCTTGAATAAAAGTAACTTAGGATTCTAGTTCTCTCTTTATTATTGTCCTGCTACTTAGTTATATTTCCAATTTACTTTTCCGTGATTGGATCCTTGTGTGTCACCCCACTTTATTGTATATCAATTATCCCACTTTAGTCTAGTCGGTAATCTAGTTAGTAGATATGTGATGGTTAACTATCACTATCTTTAACCCttgcttccctgtggtaaaaatataaataacgataccatagaatactcttgggtgaaatgctataatgataTTCTGTGCTCTTGAGGAATTAtctacttgagcataagaaatatcaataggcatttctggcgccgttgtcggAGATACAAAACCTGGTGGCGACGCTaaaaaatgtcaacaagcatttctagcgccgttgccgaggaTACAAAACCTAGAAATGTCAACAGTTAGCATAGCTACCCATAGTAGATCTCCCTTCATGATCAACCACTGATATTAAATAGCATGGTGCATGTGTTTACATGACTGCTTAAGTCATCATAGTACTTAGGATTGCAGTCAATGACGTAAAGTTCTTATCTTAAAAGGTACAAAAGATGTTTTAGTAAAAGGTAAAAGAGTTTTTCAACTTAATTTGAGGACTAATTTTTTAATAACAAGCAATAAGACTAATTTTAAAAACACAATTTAGATTCATGATGTCATAGGATATAGGGTGCAATAATGTCTCGACTAAATACAAAATTGAAAATACAAAGAGGTAGgattcaaatgggaaaataactaTGGATATGGATGAACAATATATAGATAGGGGTGAAAGTGGTATGGATAATCCTCCACTCCGATCCGATCCAAATCCGAATTTtaaggatatggataagtgtttTTAATATCCATGCGGATGCGGATAATCTAAATCCGATTATATGCAGATGCGGTGTAGGATATGGAATTGGAGAAATCCGGCGGATATGGATTATCCAATAATTAAACACGGATTATCCGACGCTTATAATAGGATAATCCAAATATTTTAAGGAGCCCAAGCAGCAAGAATATAAATTAGCCCAAACTAAGAACTTGTATTAATTTTGTGAGCCCTTAAATTGAAGTGGTGGATTGATGGTGATTATTTCGAGTTGTATTGCCACTTTATGACTATGGTTAATGAATTGTTTCTTATCATAAAAAATAATATGTAAGCACATAGCATCCGACTTAAAAAAGTCCACTTCCGCTCCGACTCCAGTCCAAATCCGTACCATTTGCGACATCCTAAAAAATATGTATTCGCATCCAAATCCATATAATATCCGATCCTCCGCTCCGAATCCGAGAAGAAAAAATGGATTAGGATATGGAAAAGCCATTATCCACTCCAatccgatctgttttcatccctatatATGGAACTATAATTGGTAAGTTTATCACAACTAGAGTATTTGTTATACCTATTGTGTTAGAAAATGAACAAGGAGAAAAACATATAATTCAATATAATTGATTTTTATTAGTTAGAAGTACTAAACAATACTGTCTCCCTTTGATCCAATTTACATGACACACAAGCACATTAATATTCAGACTTTATATCTTTAAACAATGATATGTCCAATAATTTTTACCTACTATAATATAGTCTTGATGCGATTAGATTTGTAATGAAATACTATCCAATAATCATAACCAATACAATATAAAACGAATAAATGATCAAAGTTTAACTGTGCCATGTCAATCTATGCCTTATAAACTAGACCGGAGGGAGTAACTAATACTCTCTTCATCTTTTTACATGTCATATTAGTTGTGTCCTAAATCAAACATGTGTATCTTTTATCATCGATTTCAAAACATAACTATACAGGTTCATGACATAAGATTTATGTTTTAATTTAGATTCACTATGAGAAATGATTTCACAATGTATAATTCATATGCTACGAAACTATAACATTTTTTAGAATGAATGGTTAAAGATAGTAATGTTTGACTCATGAGAAAGTTAATGTGACATATAAAAAAGAATAGAGGGAGTCCTTATGTCTTCCAAGGTTCTAGCCCGTGCAAAAGCACGGGGTGACGGACTAGTATATGCAAACAGCAGTGGTATGCATGCATGTTCTCAAGTCGAGTATACATTCTTGAAGCGTAACACCAACAACATCATCACAGAAGagtaaattaaaatttatttccAGTGCTTGCAttatattattatttatatatgtTGAGTTTCCGATCGACAATTATTCATTGGCTGATCAGCATCAACAGAGACAAGAGCATTGATATGATCTAGCATGCAGGCCACATGCTGCATCTTATTGGATTTGAGACATGAGTACACGTAGTTCGTCAGTTTTGTCCGAAGTTGACGACGGAGCGGTAGGTGTTGCCGGGCTGCCATCCGGCGGGGATGACGTTGCTGGCGACGAGGGTGTTGCCGGAGCCGGAGGTGAGGCGGACAGATAGGGGGCCCTGCAGACTGGAGCCGGAGTTGTAGCGCCACACCGCGCCCCAGGAGCGTTCCATGGGCACCCACGCCGCGCTGCTCTGCATCTGCAGCTCCACGGCGCGGAGGTCCCCGTCCCCGGACTCGTACTCGATGGCCATGGCCAGGTAGTTGGCGTTTGAGCCGGCGTCCACCCTGAAGGCGACGTCCACGCCGTTCCAGTTGCACGGCACCCTGCACGCATACACAGACAGCCAACGCGCGGTCAGGTCACGACGACGGTGCAAGGGAAGCAGCTAATCATCGTCGTCATATGCATGCAGATCATGATGCAGCTAGCTAGCAGTGAGGTATATACCGAGTGTACTGGACTGGGAGGCGGCCGGCGTTCCGTAGCTGGTCGGCCTGGCCGGGTTTCGCCATGGCACCGAACGCCGTCCCGCTCAGGTCGAAGTGAACGGGCTCCGACTGGCACGCGCCGGGGCACAGGTCAGTGAGGACCACTGTCACCGGGCTGCCGGAGCACGACGCGTGGCCGGTGCACTTCACCTGGAGAAGTAGTAACCCAACACTTAGTAATAACCTTAGCTACTAGCTAGTACGTACGTACGGGTTAACTTGCACTGCATGAACCGGCCCATCGATGAACGTAACCTAATGATCTGACGTACCTGGTAGCAGGTGCCGCAGCCCTTGCCGTCCTGGTAGATGGAATTGCTGCCGGCGGTGATCATTGACGAGAAGGGCGGCTGGTCGACGGCACCCTGGTACCCACACGCACCACCTATATATATACCAACACAAAGATTAAACTACTATCTAGTAGATGATGAGCGCGGGCTGGCATCAGCCATTGTGTACGCACATATATTGTGTACGTCTATTCTATATATCAAGACATGCTGCATTCGCAATGAAAACGTACACATGCATGCATCTTGGCCGTGCATGAGATAGATGCATGGTAATGCACACGTACGTACCGTCGGTCCCAGCGCCGTTGGCAGGGCCGTACCAGGTGGCGCCGGCGTCCGACCAGCCGCCGTCCATGGGCTCGACGGATGCGCAGGGACGGAAGGCCAGAGCCATGATGGCAATGAAGCAGGACAAGACGACGACCCGGCCGATCTGCTTGGAAGCCATGCCGGAAGCCGGGTTACACGAGCGCGCTAGCTTAGCTAGAGCTGTTGGGTATATGTATCCAATGATCTAGCCATGTATTTATAGCCGGCCTGTACGTACATCTTCCATGGCAGCTGAGAAATAAAGGACACTGACGTTGCTTGAGTTTCCTTAATCACGGTTTCTCATGAATTCTTCCATAGCTGGTTGAATTTTCCTTTTCTTCTATATGAATATATATTTCCTTTACTTACATGTTAGCTTTTTATAATCTCCTCCTTTCCTTATATACGTCCATAAATATTTCTACACTAGTCCATCCTCCTCGAGCTTACATGTGAAAGTGTGAAACCTCGCATGCAGTTGAAGTCATCCTACAATTGTACATGTATGCATGCATGTAGCGGCCATCTTGTATCGTATTGTATTTGTAGCTGCAGGGATACGAAGAAAGCACGCGCAGCATTTTACAGGGTGTACATGAACGAGattggccatgcatgcatgcatatatgccTCTGTAGTGAATgccggtatatatatatacacctctCTCTCTAAAACGAGATCGACCATGCATGTGTGGTGCCACCGTATGTGACGTGCGTGTGTGCAAGAATGCTACAGCTAGCTAGCTTTCTGGCTGTTACGTTTCCACCCCCGAATCATCCCGATCCACAACAGAAAAACCAACCTCACGCCTCAAACTGGAACAGAGAGAGAGACAGGTCAGCGCTGCAGCTGCAGGGATCTCACCACCAGTAGACCGCATGCATGCATCAAAAGCTGGAAGCATCTCTGATCGATTTCTCACTTTGTCCGCTAGCGCAACAGAAGACACCTGTTGTGATGCACACACGGCTAGATGTATACGCGTTCGTGTCATGTTCATAATCACTTTCATATGATGTGAAGCAAAGGAGCATATACGTAGCACAAGCTAGTGCCGGTTACAACTAACTCTGCAGGTGTGTTGTTATTCAAGTTTTTTATCCTAAGTGTGAAATCATATTTAAGTTTCACCATGTTTGTAAAGAAAACAACCGTTATGACACCAGATCTAATAGGCATAAAATGGAAATCTTAATCTATTATTTCTATATAACAGTGCTAAAAGGAGTCTTCACATTAGTTGAGGAGGTCTAGAAATTCGTCAATCTTCCCGTCCGACCAGGTAGCAGGAAGCAGCACATCTCTTGGCAGATTTTGTTGTTTGTTATCTTCCACATTTTCAACAAATCAGCAGTTGCCACGTGACATGATACACCACAACAACAAAAAATGAAAAAGCAGCACATGTACGTCACATGACTAAGCATCTGGAAGATATTTGTGGTTGTTATCTTCTGAAAGATTTTTACGGTTGTCATCTTCCACAAAATAATTCACAAGGAAAAAATAACCAGCCAATTGACAGCACATTACCCGCCGACAAACAGCACACGTACAACATCGGACAAGAAAGATAGAAAACCAGCGCCCACAACAGAAGACATTCGCCGCAAC includes these proteins:
- the LOC136528513 gene encoding putative expansin-B14, yielding MASKQIGRVVVLSCFIAIMALAFRPCASVEPMDGGWSDAGATWYGPANGAGTDGGACGYQGAVDQPPFSSMITAGSNSIYQDGKGCGTCYQVKCTGHASCSGSPVTVVLTDLCPGACQSEPVHFDLSGTAFGAMAKPGQADQLRNAGRLPVQYTRVPCNWNGVDVAFRVDAGSNANYLAMAIEYESGDGDLRAVELQMQSSAAWVPMERSWGAVWRYNSGSSLQGPLSVRLTSGSGNTLVASNVIPAGWQPGNTYRSVVNFGQN